From the Planktothricoides raciborskii GIHE-MW2 genome, the window TGCGGATCGGTACATTTTTCAGCATTCCGGCTTCCTGCCCCTACAGTTTGTTCCGGTTCCCCTTCGTCCGGTTCCTTCGTTTCAAAATTAATTTGTATCCGCAATGGTAATTCAACATCGCTGCTCACTGTCATATTCTTCTCCAATCTCACCTGTGCCTGGGTTGGCATAGCAGACAAGGTGATTAATCCAAAAGATAGGGCGATCGACAGCGTAGATAGATAAAATATCAACCGTTTAATTCCCATCATAAATTATCTCCTAATTTAAATAATACTCACGTCTGTTGACAAATGTTCATTTTTATGCGTATTTTTTCGGATTTTTTCTGCATTGGATCTCATGTTCATCCCGATCACCGGAAAGATCATGGCTTGTTTCGGTTTTTCTTGAAATCAAAGGATTTTTATTTTTTTTCCATCGCTTCAATATTTAAGCTTGGTTAAGGATTATACGATCGCTAATTTATATTAATTATTTTTAACCGAGCGAGAGTTTTTTGATATTTTCTTTATTTTTTTAGTATATAACATGAAGGATTGATTCTACCATAGACTTGATGATTTTCTGATACTGGCTCTGGTTTATAGGGCATTGGTTATAGATAGATGGGATTTTATCGAATGATTTCACCTTTTTTCAAGGTTTTGATGGGGGGGGGAGAAGTCTAGGTGAGACTTACTACCGTAAAATTACGAGCAAGTGAAGCGCTTCTCTGATTAAGGGGTCTGACCCTCTGTCAGGGTTATGCTTAAGACTCCCAGTCGATCGCCATAATTGATAACCATAATACTGATAACAATAGTAAAAAATACTTTGATATCTTTAAAAAAAGATTAATTGATTTCACTTCAGAAATAACACTGATTAGGCGCCCCTAAAATCTGCCAAAAAATTTCTAGGAATCAGCTTGAGGATCATTAATGCCCTGGTTTAGATAGAATTGATGATTCTTGGGATAATCTGCTCCATAACTGGGCAAAACATACCACAAAACTAAATTCCAGCGGATTATTGCCAATTTCCCACTAAAACAAACGGAGCCCAGTAGAAAGGATGACGATACTTCGGATCGGTGAGCAGCTTGATTTGCCCCAAGCGTTGCGCTTCGGCTTTGGTCATATTCGGTTGAGTGAGTTGTCGGTAAAACTCGGCCATGAAAGCAGCGGTAGACTCGTCATTGACTGACCAAAGTGTGGCTAAGGTACTCCGCGCCCCCGATCGCACAGCGATTCCCGCTAATCCAAGGGTAGCTCGATTGTCTCCTTCGGCGGTTTGGCAGGCACTTAGTACCAATAATTCCAGAGGGTTCTTTTGTCGGCGCCGATCGCGCAGAATGCTTTGTAAGTCCTCAATGTTGATTTTGTCATCCCAAGTCAAAATAAACGTCTCTTTAGGGTTAGAACTAAATTGTCCGTGAGTGGCTAAGTGAACCACGGGAAACGGAGTTTTCACCATTTCTTCTTTGAGGGCATCTTTGGTAAAAGCCTGATTTCGCAAAGTCTTGGTGGGAATTTGGGCGGCAATTGCCGCGAGTTCTAAGTCCACCGCAGGCAATGGACTAAATCCTTGGGTGGCTTCGCTGATTCCGCCCAGCAGGGCTTTTACCTCTTCCGGTGGCAGAGAGGATCGCTTTTTGCCCAAAAACTGCAAACCAGGATTAATGGCGATCGCGTATTTCTCCACTAAATACTGTTGCCCATCATAAAGCGCCGCCATCGGCACATTCCGAAACGGCCCATCGAGGACAAAGACCAAAGTCTTAATCTTGTCACTGGCTAAATCGTCAGCTACCGGACGAATCAACCAATCATAGAGTTTTTGCGCCAAGGGTAAACGCTCTTCCAGAAAAGAAGTTTTTCTCAGGGAATTACGCATTTGGCGGATCGTGGTTTCTACCATTTCCTTGGGTTCCCGGATCGTCGTTTGACGCAGAGGATGTCCGGGCAAAGCAAAAATCACTTCGAGGCGATCGGGCAAAATGATCGGATAAATCACCGCTGTATCGGGGTCAACTTGGTTAATCGCGATTTCCTTTCCGTGTCCCTGGCGCGGCATCGCCTCTGAAATATCTGCGAGTTGTGGTTGGTTCAGCAAGTTTGCTAATTCCTGTGCCGATTCATGGGTCATCTCTGGTGCTTTAATCTCTTGGTTTAAAGCCAGCGCTTCCTCAGTTAAGTGTTTGCCTTCCCTGTCATGCTTGGTCGCATCCCATATACAAATAAATTTGTAGGGGCAAAGCATTCCCGCAGAAGTTCGATGGGTTAGAAGCGTGAATTTTTTACGGGAATGCTTTGCCCCTATTCGGGCCGTTAATTTTCGCTTTTCCTGTAGGGACGATTCGCTTTTCGCCCCTACAATATCGTTACCCGAATGCTTCGCCCCGGCAAAAGTGGGATGCGACCCATGAAGGCTGACCGCAGTCAGGCAATTGCATAAACCAAAAAGAATCACTAAAAGCAAAATCTGCCCTAGGCGCCGCCGCTTTTGACACATTAGTTTATGAGACAGAGGCGATCGCTTAAACAGGGATATCAGACATTTCATCACGATTACACAACTGGGAAAGGCTGACAGATTTCACCCAGGGACTTTTTGGTTTTATCATTTGGTTTTATCATTTGCAGGACTTACGCAACGCCTGTGTAGGGTGCCGTTCCGTGACGGTGACACTCGGTGACACATCAATACAATGTCGGGGCGGTTCGCTTGGACGCCCCTACTACCGATCGTCCTGTTATTGACTCAATTTCACCAACGCATCCTGCACCAAAGGCGGTAATCGTCGAATAATCTTACCTTCAGCCATATCACAAGCGACCAATGTCACCAGTGCTTTGACATAGACTTCCTCACCATTAATCGATTGAATATTTTGCTCCCAATTCAGTCGCACTCCCCGCATTTCAGCCATCCGAGTTCTGACCACCGCATCAACCCCCAAGTGCATAGGCTTGTGGTAGCGCAAAGACATCTCGATCACCGGGAAATCACAGCCAATTGTCACCAATTGGGCATAATCAATGCCAATACTTCGCAGGGACTCAATTCGCGCTTCTTCCATCCAAGTTAAATATGTACCATGCCAAACCACTCCGGCATAGTCCGTATGATGTGGGTGCGATCGCACGGGATACTCAAACCAGCCGTCCTCGCTTCTGTGTACTGTAGGGGCGATCGCCCGGACTGGGGGTAACTGTTGCTGCGGATATGTCTGTTCAGTCATGTTACAAAACTACAAATTTTTAGTAAGTAATCAGTCTTATCCTTAAATTTTATCAGGGGATCTTGATCCAAAAGGATCAAGAGAACCTCACTCTGAAAAATACCTGTTTTATCAAGAGAGAGCAAATGATTCAAAAAATTTTAGTCGCCGTTGCCGGACGTGGCTTGTGTGAAGAAATGGTCAATATGTTAATGGACATTCCCGCTTTCCAAGGCGCATCCATTACCCTATTGCACGTCGTCACCCCCGAAACCATCGCCGATGAAATGTCTGCCAAGTTAGCCAAGGGAGGGAAAATTCTCGCCGATGCGGTCAAAGCCCTAAAAGTCGATGCCAAAAAAGTCAACCCCCGACTCAAACAAGGAGATCCAAAAGCCATCGTTTGTGAAGTCGCTGAAGAAGAAAACGTTGACCTGATTATCATCGGTTCGCGGGCATTAGGTCGCTTACGAGCCATTTTAGAAGGATCCGTCAGTCAGTATGTCTTCCAGCTTGCTTCCCGTCCCATGTTACTGGTCAAAGACGATAGCTATGTCAAACGGATCAACCGAGTCATGGTAGCGATGAATAACTCCCCAGAAGCCAAACAATCCTTAGAAATGGCCTTAGCTTTCACCCGAAATGTATCGGGGAGTCAGTTAATCCTCGCTCACGTCAACCCACCCAAAGCGGTCAATCAAGCGGAAGAAGACGAAGTATTAGCTGCCGCTGCTGCGGAAGCGAAAAAAGCCGGAGTTAACTATCGTTGCATCACCGGCAGTGGTAAACCCGGCCCAGAAATCTGCCGGATCGCCGAAGAAACCAATGCCGATCTCCTATTACTCGGTTCTCCCGATCGCCGTCCGAACATGGCCAAAAGCTTGGTGGATTTAGATCGCCTCCTGGGTAGCTCACTTTCCGACTATGTGCGCGTTAACGCTGACTGCCCAGTGTTATTAGTCCGTCGTTAATCCATCTAACCGGACTGACCCATCAGATCCAGCACTAGGGGCAATTCATTAATTGCCCCTATTTGTTGGTTGTTGGCTAGGGATTCTTTGGGTAGAGATTCTTTGGTTGGGGAAAGGGAAGGGGTGCTGGGGTGCTGGGGTGTTCTTTTTCGCCTCTGCGCCTCTGCGCCTCTGCTCCGCCACACCCCCACACCCCACACCCATAAAAACAAAAAGACACCTGTGATTAATCACCTAGGTGTCTGCTGAGTTAGTGAAATAATTTTCGCAGTTTTTCCTAATTTTTCTTACCTTCTCGGCTGGCGGTTTGAATGTACAAAATCAAGAGGAAAACAGCGGGAACCAGTACAAATAGGATGGTTGCCACAAAACCTAGATCGTTAACTTGCATACTACAACACCTCTATGTCAATGTGATTGTTGAACAAAATTAGAATATCATCATTTGTCTGCGGGTCATTTGGCGGTGGCGGTTTTGCCCCATTACAAATGACCAATTAGCAAACAAAAGATTAAGGCTTGATTTTCACGGTGACTGGCCCATTGACCAGAGTTTGGCAAGCCAACCTATAATTGGCGGGCTTTTTCTTGAGTTTTTTCTCTTCAACGCTGCTTCGAGGAGAAAGATTTTCTTCGCCCTCGACAATTTCCACAATACAGGTAGCACATTGACCGTAGCCACCACAGTTCATCATTTTGCCATAAAATTTGTAGAGATCGATTTGGTTTTCTAGGGCTTTCAGGCGTAAATTGGCTCCCTGAGCGGCCACAACTTCTTTGATTTCCTGATTGTCGCTATTGACAAATTTGATGTTACTCATTAGTATTTGAGACTCTGATTTATGTTGATGAACATGGGTAAACACTGGGAGGAACGATGGGCAGCCTAATGCCCAACATCCCAACTGGTCAAGCCGGAGATCGTCCATCCATCAGTCTGCGTGCCAAGGAAATAGGCTCAGACTCTTCTTTGCCCTGATGTTGAGCAATGTAATGGCGATCGGTTACTAGGTTTTAATTTATCACTATATATTACGAAATGTTAAAAAATTCCCCAGGGATATGGTAGCGATCGCCCCTGAAAGCCGCCCCTCAAGCAACCGGGCAAAGAAACCGGGTTTCTATCAGCATGAAGGTTGGGTGACAGAGATTTGGTGTCAATTACCCGGTTTCTGACTCGACAAATAAGCGATCGGGCGAAAGCTCTGGCGAGGGAATCGCCCCTCAGCAAGCAAGAAACAGGGTTTCTATGAGCATGAAGGTTGGGTGACAGAGATTTGGTGTCAATTACCCGGTTTCTGACTCGACAAATAAGCGATCGGGCAAACCAACCGGGTTTCTATGAGCAGGTTGGGTGACAGAGATGGTATGAAAAACCCATTTGCTGTTTACTGTTGACGATGATTGTGCATATTTCAGTAGTTATTAAAATTTTGCAATATATAGCTTTTTGAACACTATATAGCAATTCAATATTTTATGAGTTATACTATAATATAATTTCAATTAATTTTAATAAATTTACATTATTAATTAAATAATTAAATTTAAATTTAAATTTATAATTTTTTCGTAATAGTTATTAATTGTTAATTAAGCACAAAATAGGCTTTTTATATAATAAAAATTTTGGGGAGTATTACTATGTCTGTGTAACTGATTCAGGAGCAAACAACTCAAACGGAAAATCTTCAACTCGAAGACGAGTGGACTCCCTCTCCTCCCCCTACTGATTTAATTTTTGACGACGGAGAACCCTGGGAAAGTAATCGCCATCGCATCGCCATGAATGTTTTGATTTCTGCCGTGACTTTAGCTTATCAAGAACGAGAAGATTATTTTGCTGGTGGGAATATGTTTGTGTATTACAGCAGCGAACAAGCGCGAAATCGGGATTATAAAGGGCCGGATTTTTTTGTGGCTTTAAATGTGGATGGGAAAAAAGAACGTCAAGGCTGGGTGCTTTGGGAAGAAGGTGGCCGCTATCCCGACGTGATTGTCGAGTTGATGTCGCCTTCTACGGCTAATCAGGATCAGGGAAAAAAAAAGGATCTTTACGAGCAGGTTTTCAAAACCGGGCATTATTTTATTTACGATACTTTCGCTCCAGAATCCCTAAAAGGTTGGAAGTTAGGAGAAAATTTCCGTTATCAAGAAATTACTCCTGACGATCGCGGTTGATTGTGGTGCGAAAGTTTGGGATTATTGTGAGGCACTTGGGATGGAACCATTCTGAGGGAAACAGCTACTTGGTTGCGCTTTTAAGATCGGGCGGGTAATTTGGTCAAGTTATCCTTCGAGTTGGCGCCACAGGAACGGGAACGAGCCGATCGCGCTGAAATGAAACGGGAACAAGCTGAAGCCGCTT encodes:
- a CDS encoding CHAT domain-containing protein — encoded protein: MKCLISLFKRSPLSHKLMCQKRRRLGQILLLVILFGLCNCLTAVSLHGSHPTFAGAKHSGNDIVGAKSESSLQEKRKLTARIGAKHSRKKFTLLTHRTSAGMLCPYKFICIWDATKHDREGKHLTEEALALNQEIKAPEMTHESAQELANLLNQPQLADISEAMPRQGHGKEIAINQVDPDTAVIYPIILPDRLEVIFALPGHPLRQTTIREPKEMVETTIRQMRNSLRKTSFLEERLPLAQKLYDWLIRPVADDLASDKIKTLVFVLDGPFRNVPMAALYDGQQYLVEKYAIAINPGLQFLGKKRSSLPPEEVKALLGGISEATQGFSPLPAVDLELAAIAAQIPTKTLRNQAFTKDALKEEMVKTPFPVVHLATHGQFSSNPKETFILTWDDKINIEDLQSILRDRRRQKNPLELLVLSACQTAEGDNRATLGLAGIAVRSGARSTLATLWSVNDESTAAFMAEFYRQLTQPNMTKAEAQRLGQIKLLTDPKYRHPFYWAPFVLVGNWQ
- a CDS encoding thioesterase family protein, with translation MTEQTYPQQQLPPVRAIAPTVHRSEDGWFEYPVRSHPHHTDYAGVVWHGTYLTWMEEARIESLRSIGIDYAQLVTIGCDFPVIEMSLRYHKPMHLGVDAVVRTRMAEMRGVRLNWEQNIQSINGEEVYVKALVTLVACDMAEGKIIRRLPPLVQDALVKLSQ
- a CDS encoding universal stress protein, whose translation is MIQKILVAVAGRGLCEEMVNMLMDIPAFQGASITLLHVVTPETIADEMSAKLAKGGKILADAVKALKVDAKKVNPRLKQGDPKAIVCEVAEEENVDLIIIGSRALGRLRAILEGSVSQYVFQLASRPMLLVKDDSYVKRINRVMVAMNNSPEAKQSLEMALAFTRNVSGSQLILAHVNPPKAVNQAEEDEVLAAAAAEAKKAGVNYRCITGSGKPGPEICRIAEETNADLLLLGSPDRRPNMAKSLVDLDRLLGSSLSDYVRVNADCPVLLVRR
- the psbM gene encoding photosystem II reaction center protein PsbM, yielding MQVNDLGFVATILFVLVPAVFLLILYIQTASREGKKN
- a CDS encoding 2Fe-2S iron-sulfur cluster-binding protein, with product MSNIKFVNSDNQEIKEVVAAQGANLRLKALENQIDLYKFYGKMMNCGGYGQCATCIVEIVEGEENLSPRSSVEEKKLKKKPANYRLACQTLVNGPVTVKIKP
- a CDS encoding Uma2 family endonuclease, with translation MQEQTTQTENLQLEDEWTPSPPPTDLIFDDGEPWESNRHRIAMNVLISAVTLAYQEREDYFAGGNMFVYYSSEQARNRDYKGPDFFVALNVDGKKERQGWVLWEEGGRYPDVIVELMSPSTANQDQGKKKDLYEQVFKTGHYFIYDTFAPESLKGWKLGENFRYQEITPDDRG